The Bubalus bubalis isolate 160015118507 breed Murrah chromosome 16, NDDB_SH_1, whole genome shotgun sequence genome window below encodes:
- the LOC112579405 gene encoding putative olfactory receptor 5AK3: MGQNNGTEVTEFILLGFTGQHKSWHVLFIVFLVIYGVTLVGNIGMILLIKTDSSLHTPMYFFLQNLAFVDLGYATAITPEMLHNLMSTEKSISFFGCMLQLLVYGTFVTSDCYILAAMAVDRYVAICNPLRYGTVMSQRVCIQLLTGSYFMGFLNASVNVGFTFSLKFCKSNKINHFFCDEPPILALSCSDIYFSIMVLEAFVGFNLTFTILIIIFSYMFILSAILKISSAAGRKKAFSTCASHLTAVTIFYGTLSYMYVYHGTLETQEQEKMASIFYGIVIPMLNPIIYSLRNQDVREALKGVGKKCS; the protein is encoded by the coding sequence ATGGGACAAAACAATGGCACTGAAGTAACTGAATTCATTCTCCTGGGATTCACTGGTCAACACAAGTCTTGGCATGTCCTCTTCATAGTATTTCTAGTGATCTATGGTGTCACCCTGGTGGGTAACATTGGCATGATCCTCCTCATCAAGACTGACTCTTCCcttcacacccccatgtactttttcctccaAAACTTGGCTTTTGTTGATCTCGGTTATGCCACTGCTATCACTCCCGAGATGTTGCATAATTTGATGAGCACTGAAAAGTCCATCTCATTCTTCGGATGTATGCTGCAGTTGCTAGTCTATGGCACCTTTGTAACAAGTGATTGCTATATTCTGGCGGCTATGGCAGTGGACCgttatgtggccatctgtaaTCCACTTCGCTATGGAACTGTCATGTCCCAAAGAGTCTGCATTCAACTCTTAACTGGTTCATACTTCATGGGTTTCCTGAATGCTTCTGTCAATGTAGGCTTTACTTTCTCACTAAAGTTTTGCAAATCCAATAAAATTAACCACTTTTTCTGTGATGAACCCCCAATTCTGGCTCTCTCGTGCTCTGATATTTACTTCAGTATCATGGTACTAGAAGCCTTTGTGGGGTTTAACTTGACATTCACTATATTGATCATCATCTTTTCCTACATGTTTATCTTGTCTGCCATCCTGAAGATCTCTTCTGCTGCAGGAAGGAaaaaagccttctccacctgtgcctcCCACCTGACAGCGGTCACCATTTTCTATGGAACACTctcttatatgtatgtgtaccaTGGTACCCTAGAGACTCAAGAGCAAGAAAAAATGGCTTCCATTTTTTATGGGATTGTGATTCCCATGTTAAACCCTATCATCTACAGTCTGAGAAACCAAGATGTAAGAGAAGCCCTAAAAGGGGTTGGAAAAAAGTGTTCCTAG